Proteins found in one Thermococcus sp. 21S7 genomic segment:
- a CDS encoding ABC transporter ATP-binding protein produces the protein NLMKKLKKELGLSMIFITHDLSILAEISDRVAVMYAGKIVEIGDSEKVYYEPAHPYTQKLLAAIPRLHEDVEKLEFIPGQPPNLITPPKGCRFHPRCPYAMQVCKEQEPELKEVDKDHYAACWLL, from the coding sequence TCAACCTCATGAAGAAGCTGAAGAAGGAACTCGGCCTCTCGATGATATTCATCACCCACGACCTCAGCATCCTCGCTGAGATCAGCGACAGGGTTGCTGTGATGTACGCCGGTAAGATAGTCGAGATTGGTGACAGCGAGAAGGTCTACTACGAGCCGGCCCACCCGTACACCCAGAAGCTCCTCGCGGCAATACCGAGGCTCCACGAGGACGTTGAGAAGCTGGAGTTCATCCCGGGACAGCCGCCCAACCTCATCACACCGCCGAAGGGATGCCGCTTCCACCCGAGGTGCCCCTACGCAATGCAGGTTTGTAAGGAGCAGGAGCCCGAGCTGAAGGAAGTTGATAAGGACCACTACGCCGCATGCTGGCTGCTGTGA